The Mercurialis annua linkage group LG2, ddMerAnnu1.2, whole genome shotgun sequence genome contains a region encoding:
- the LOC126666773 gene encoding probable tetraacyldisaccharide 4'-kinase, mitochondrial has protein sequence MEKLRIIVNEIAYTQDYSKLSITQRSLIPLLALSSSLYSVALSLRRYLYRSGIFSKHRLAVPVISVGNLTWGGNGKTPMVKFIAQFLAHSRISPLILTRGYAGGDEAKMLARHLGKSVKIGIGANRAAVAASFLKQYGHRDPHGDLFKGSWADSKIGSTSDSEKIDLVVLDDGMQHWSLHRDLEIVMINGLSPWGNCQLIPLGPLREPLTALRRADVAVVHHANLATEQNLKDIEIMVREIKESLPIFFTGIIPSHFLEVGNINFRIPLSIIHNAVVLCVSAIGSARAFVQGMGKMGAFHVDRIDFSDHHLFQTRDIETIMTKLRALEDKLGSKPVVVLTEKDYDRDPEILRHMSPFKVLVLCSELEIIPKRGHTEDSFRKLLKQLLETKW, from the exons ATGGAGAAACTGAGAATAATAGTGAACGAAATCGCCTACACGCAAGACTACAGTAAGCTCTCCATCACTCAACGCTCGCTAATCCCTCTTCTCGCCCTATCGTCCTCTCTTTACAGCGTCGCCCTCTCTCTCCGCCGTTATCTCTACCGCTCCGGCATCTTCTCCAAGCACCG aTTGGCAGTACCAGTGATAAGTGTTGGGAATTTAACATGGGGAGGCAATGGGAAGACGCCAATGGTTAAATTCATTGCTCAATTCTTAGCCCATTCTCGAATTTCTCCTCTCATTCTTACCAGG GGTTATGCTGGTGGAGATGAAGCTAAGATGCTGGCAAGGCACCTAGGAAAATCTGTAAAGATTGGTATAGGTGCGAATCGAGCTGCTGTTGCTGCTTCTTTTTTGAAACAATATGGACACAGGGACCCTCATGGTGATTTATTCAAGGGATCATGGGCTGATAGCAAAATTGGAAGTACAAGTGACTCAGAAAAAATTGATCTTGTTGTTCTAGATGATGGAATGCAG CACTGGAGTTTGCACCGTGACCTTGAGATTGTAATGATTAATGGGCTATCACCGTGGGGAAACTGCCAACTAATCCCACTTGGACCTTTAAGGGAACCTTTGACAGCCCTCAGAAGAGCAGATGTTGCTGTAGTTCATCATGCAAACTTG GCTACAGAACAAAATCTCAAAGATATTGAGATAATGGTACGGGAAATTAAAGAATCTCTTCCTATTTTTTTCACTGGAATTATTCCATCACACTTTTTGGAAGTAGGAAATATCAACTTTAGAATACCGCTGAGTATCATTCATAATGCCGTTGTTCTATGTGTTTCTGCAATTGGCTCAGCACGTGCTTTTGTGCAAGGAATGGGGAAG ATGGGAGCTTTTCATGTTGATCGAATTGATTTCAGTGATCATCATTTGTTTCAAACCAGG GATATTGAGACGATCATGACGAAACTCAGAGCACTAGAGGACAAGCTTGGTTCCAAGCCAGTAGTTGTTCTCACAGAAAAG GATTATGATCGAGACCCAGAGATCCTCCGGCATATGAGTCCTTTCAAAGTGCTGGTACTGTGCTCCGAACTGGAAATCATTCCTAAAAGAGGACACACTGAGGACAGTTTCAGAAAATTGTTAAAGCAACTGCTGGAGACGAAATGGTGA